Part of the Lebetimonas natsushimae genome is shown below.
CTAATAAAACAGGCGATTTAGTAGGTGTTGTAGCAACAGAAGAAAATCATGATTTAATGGTTTTGACAAGTAGTGGAAAAATGATTAGGGTTAGCATTGATTCTATATCTAAAACAGGAAAGAATACTCAAGGTGTAAGAATAGTCAAACTTGATAATGAAGACAAAGTGGTGAGTATTGCAAAAACACCTAGTGAAAAAATGGAAAATTTAGAAGAAAATTAAAGTTTTTCTTTTTTTTTCCGATTTTGAAAACAAAAAAGGTTAAAAATGATTAAAAAAATCATTATCACAGTATCTTTGATATTTTTGGGATGTGCTTCTAATCAAGTGGAAAAAAAACCACCTGCATATACTAAAACAGCCCCTGATTGTAATGTTTCTTCTAAAAAAGAAATATCTAAAAAGACTGAATATAGTGAAAATATTATTTTAAATAAACCCGAAAAAAAACATAACACAGTTTTAACTTTATATGTAGTTGGAGAAGGTGTTGCCCCTGTAGATGCCGTTAATGCCGCACAGGCTAAAATATTAGCAAGACGTGCCGCTATTGCAGATGGATACAGACAGCTGGCAGAAAAAATGTACGGTGTAAAAGTTACAGCAAAAGAGACTGTAAAAGATTTAATGCTTAAAAATTCAGATGTTAACACATATGTAGAGGGATTGATCAGAGGGGCGGATATTCAGGCGGAAAAATTCGAAGATGGAATTTATTATGTTACTATGAATTTAAAACTTGATGTAAGGATGTGGAATAAATTTATTAATAATAATAATTAGTTTTCCTCTTTTTCTTTTCGGTGATTATTATATATCTGTTCAATTATCTTCTGATAATTTAATTCTTCAAAAATATATTCTTAACTGTTCAAAGGCTTTAACATCTGTAAATTCATCTGAAAAACTGCTTTTTAAAATAAAAACTAATGAAAAAAATGTGTTAAAGATATGTAAAAGAGAGAGTAATAATATTATGTTAAATCTTTTTAAATATAAAGTTTTTTTATATTCAAAAAACAATAAAATAAAACTTACCTTTATTCCCAAAAGGTTTGATGTTATTATAAAAAACGGTTATGCATATTTTTACTTAAAAGATGAAAAATGAAATTTTATGAAATAAATATACAAACTGCTTTAAAATCCCCAATTCATTTTCAAAAATCACCTGAGGCTATTTCAAAACTTATATCAACTGCTTTAATTAATGGAGGATATACTCTTCATAAAGAAAATATTCCAAAAAATCATGTTTTCTCAAATCTTGGAAAAGCAAATAGCAAAGGATTTTTTGAAAAAGAAGGAAAAATTATTTTTAGAAGTTTTCAAAAAGATTTAGTAGAAAAATTAGCTAAAAATTTGTTTTTCTACGAAGATAATATCTTTAAGATTGAAGGTATTAAATTTAAAGAGGTTAAATATAAACCCATAAAAGAGATGATATCTCTTAATCCGGTGTTTATTAAGATGAAAAGTGGTGATTTTTGGAGTTTTCAAAAAAGTGGAGATTTAGGTGTTTTATTATCTGCACTGCAGGATAATCTGCTTAGAAAATATGAAATGATTTATAATGAAAAATTAAATCCGGAGAATAATTTTATCGAATATTTTCAAATAAAAAACAATAAACCTCAAACTTTTTTTTATAAAAATGTTAAGTTTTTTGGATGGAAACTTTATATAATCCCCCGAAATGATGAAATCTCCCAAAAACTAGCATTTGTCTCGCTTGGAAGCGGCCTTGGACATAAAAACAGCACTATTGGAGGCGGATTTTTGAAGTATAAATTTGAATAATTCTAAATAGACAAAAAGTGACTTGTAAAAGTGATATAATATTAAAGTTTCATTAAATAGGGGATGTGATGATTAAGGATATAATTAATAATCTTGATATAGACTTTGAAAAAGCAATAATAGATAATTATCAGTTAAAAGACGGGCTTTATGTAAAGATTAATGAAAGATTTGAATTTTTCATATATAAAAAGCCTAAAAAAGATGATAAAGAAAAAGGACTTAAAGATTTAAAAGGAAATATTAGGATTGAAGAATATAAATGGTTTGCAAAAAGGGATTATTTAAGCAGTTATTTAAATTCAAATAAAGCAATTGACCCACCGGCTAAAAAAATCCATAGTAATAATTATTTAACACTTTTTGCAAAAGCAAAAGAATTTAATGATGAAAATAAATCTCATTTTATTTCTAAACTTTACGATGGATTAAAAGATTTTCATATCTTTACTAAAAGAGAAGAAAAAAAGATAATAGAGAGTTTTAAAGATTATATTTTTAGTGAAAACCGTCAAAAAGATATAGAAAATAAAAAGAAAAAGTTTTTAGAGATTTTTGATGAAATTAAAGAGAAAAAAAGTTTAATTAAAGATAACGAATATATAAAAATATTTTTTGATGAAGATATTAAAAAATATGAAAAAGAGGCAAATATCTATTTTGTTTTGAAAATTTTTAATAAGATTGAAACTATCAAGGAAATAGAAGGCGAAATTTACGGTCTTAGTGATTTTAATATGGGACTTAATGCTAAAAAGCCTTATTTAACTCATAAAACAAGAGGATTTGAATTGCCTTTTATGGTAAAAAAAGATGAAGTTTTTCTTTTAAAAAAGCTTTTTGATTTACTAAAGTATCAAAATAAGCCAATAGATATAGCAGCTGATAAAGATAAAAACGGAATTTTTGTAGTAAAACACTCTAAAAACGACCAGGCTGAAATTACAGAATTTGATATTTTGATAAAAGGAAACAGACTAAATCAAAGTTTTGTTTACAGATATTTTTTAGAGAATAAAGAAGAGGAAGAAATAAAAACTTATAATAGCCTTTTTGAGCTGATAGATAAAACTTTATATAACGGCACTTTAAAAAATAATTTATTTGGGGATGTTTATAATAAACTTGCAAAAGAGTTGCAAAATCTTATTTATTTAACCCGTGATGCTATGCTTTTAATTAAAAAAGGAGATTTGAAACCTCTTTTTGTAATAAATAAAAAATATACCGACAGATTTATTGAATTTTATTTAAGGCAAAACAGAGAAGATAAAGCCAAAGAAATTTTGAATTTAGAACTTTCACTTTTAAATTATCAAGGAGACAATATGGATATTAAAAAGAGTTTAAAAGAAATGGAAAATAAGATTGTTTCTTTAGAAGAGTTGAGTGAAGATGAGTTTTTTATTTTAGCGGGGCAGATTATCCGTTATCTTTTAAATCAGAGCGAAAAGAAAGATAAAAGAGCAGATATGATAGAGCCTTTTTTAAGAGCTTCAAAAGTTAAAAAACTGAAACAGGAAATTGAAACGCTTTATTTTAATTATAAGCATAAAATACCTCTTAATTTTCAAAAATTTAACAACGCTTTAGCTTTGGTTGAGGGGTTTGGAGGGGACAAAGTTAAAAAAGATAAGCTTTTAGTTGGAATTTTAAGTGATAATATATTTTACAAAAAGGATGAGAAATGAAAAGAGCATATGGAGTTATAGGAATTAGGGCGATTATGAGCAATTGGAATGCAGATTTTACAGGAAGGCCAAAATCTACAAGTGATGGAGAGATATTTGGAAGCGATAAGGCGCTTAAATATCCAGTCAAAAGAATGTGGGCGGATGAGGGTAAAAAAGTAATGTATTTCAAAAGTTATATTGAAGATAAAGACGGCTCGCTTAGACCAAAAACCCTGAAAGAAAGATATGAAGAGCTTTTTGGCAAATTGGATAAAAAAACTCCTACAAAAGAAGTTTTAAAAAATCTTTTTAGCTGTATTGATGTTAAAAATTTTGGGGCAACTTTTGCAGAAGAAGGCCAAAATATTTCTATTACCGGGGCTGTGCAGATAGGTCAGGGCTTTAACAAATTTGAAAATACAAATGTTGAAATTCAAGATATTTTAAGCCCTTTTAGCGATGGAAAAAAGGTAAAAGCTGGTGAAGATGTAAATCAATCAACTCTTGGGACTAAAATAATGGTTGATGAAGCGCATTATTTTTACGGATTTAGCGTAAATCCAAGAAATTATGATGAATATAAAAGCGTTTTAGATGATTTCAAAGGATATACAAAAGAGGATTTTAAAGAGTTTAAAAAGGCTGCAAGATTTGCTGTGACGAGATTTGCTACAAATTCAAAATTTGGATGCGATAATGAATTTGCTTTGTTTGTTGAGTATGAGAGTGAAAAATATCTTCCGGATTTGAGTGAATATATAAAGTTTGACAGTGAAAAAAGGGAAATTGATTTAAGCGATATTGAAGAATTGGTCGGTGAGGCAAAAGTAGAAGTGAATGCGGATACTAAAAAAGTTAAAGTCAAAACAAAATGGGAAATTAAGAATATTTACCAATGAAAGCATTAAGTTTTAATTTAAGCGGAAAATTCGCACATTTTAAAAAGCCCGATGTTAATTCTTATGCCTATTTTACCTATTCTCATATCCACAAAATTGCACTGCTGGGGATAATAGGGGCTATTTTAGGACTTGAAGGGTATAAGAGAGATTTAAAAGATTATCCGGAGTTTTATGAAAAACTTAAAGACTTTAAAATTTCAATTATTCCAAAAAAGCCATATTTTTCAAAAAAAATGATTTATTTTAACAATTCCGTAGGATATGCAAGCAGGGAAGAAGGAGGAAATTTAATAGTAAGAGAGCAGTGGCTTGAAAAACCGCAGTGGGAAATTTTGATTTTAGAAAATGAAACTGAGGAGTTTAAAGAATTAAAGAATAGACTTTTTAAAAAAGAGTTTGCATTTATCCCTTATCTTGGTAAAAACGACCATTTTGCAAAAATAGAAAATATTAAGGAAATAGAGTTTAAAAGAGGTGAAAAAGATTTAGTCTGTGTTTCTTTAATACCAAAAAATAAAGCGGTTTTGAAAAAACATCCAAGATTTGGAGAGCAGTTTTTTTACAGCGAATTTTTACCGGTTGCATTAAAGAAAAAGTTTTTAATTTACGAATATGAAGAGATGATTTTAAGCAGCTGGATTGTTGAATGTAAGGATGAGAATTATTTTGAGTATAATAATGAAAATTTATATTTTATATAAAGGAAGTTAAATGCAAGAAATTTTAAATCAATATTTTAAAAGAGATGAAAAAAATGAGTTAGTTCCAATTGAGGAAAATGGAAAAATCTTTGCAATTTTAAAAAATAAATGGCTGGAAGCAAAACCAGAAGAAATAATAAGGCAAAAATTTATAGCGAAACTTATAGAGGAGTATGGATACGTATCAGAACAAATGGCACAAGAAGTAAAAGTTAGTAACTCAAAAAGAGGTTCAGGAAAAGCACAAGCTGATATAGTAGTATGGAAAACAAAAGAAGATAAAATTAATCAAAAAAATGCTTTTTTAGTTATTGAATGTAAAGCACCTACTATAAAATTAAAACTTGAAGATTGTTATCAAGGGATGAATTATGCTACTTGGTCAAGGGCTAAAATTTTTGCAATTTATAATGACAATGAAATGCAAGTTTATAAAATTGATGAAAGTAAAATTCCTATTTTATCAGATTCATTTAAGCCTATAAATGATATTCCAAAAGCGAATGAAATTTTAGATGAAAATAAATTAGAAAAATTTTTACAAAAAACAAAAGAGTTTAAAGGAGATGAATTTGCACGCCTTCTTCATAAATGTCATAATATTATAAGAAATAATGACAAACTTTCTCCAGAAGCGGCATTTGATGAAATTAGTAAAGTTTTGTTTATAAAAATTATGTATGAAAGAAGTCCCAAACAAGAAGGTATTTTTTCTTTACAACAATTTAAAAAATTAAAAAGTGCTTGGGAACTTGCAAGGGGAAAAAGCGATAAGGCTGAAAGTTATATGCAAAAACTTTTTGAAGATGTTAAAGAAGAATTTAAAAATGATGGGATTTTTGAAGATAATGAAAAAATAAAATTAAAAGAAAGTACATTTGAAGCAATTGTAAAAGAGCTAGAAATTTATAATCTTACAAAAACAGGAGCTGATGTAAAGGGTATTGCATTTGAAAAATTTTTAAGTAAAACTTTTAGAGGTCAACTTGGTCAGTTTTTTACTCCAAGGACAATTGTTGATTTTATGGTTGATTTTATTAATCCAAAAGAAAATGAATTAATTTGTGATCCTTGTGTTGGAAGTGGTGGTTTTATAATTAAGGCATTTGAAAAAATTAAAGAAAATATAGAAAATGAATATAAGTTTAAGAAATTCGAATTACAAAAAAAAATATTTGGAGAAAATCAGGAGTATTTAGATAATAAAGAAAAACAAAAAGAATTTGAAAAAATTTTAAGCAAATTAAATAATGAAGAACAAATGAGATTAAAACAATTATCCTGTTGTGCTATATATGGGACGGATGCAAATCCAAGAATGGCAAGAGTTGCAAAAATTAATATGATTATGCATGGAGATGGACATAGTGGAATTCATCATCATGATGGATTGCTTAATATTAATGGAATTTTTAGAAACAGGTTTGATGTGATTTTGACTAATCCTCCTTTTGGAATTACTTATAATAACGATTTACCAAAAGTTCAAGAAGATGATAAATTTAAAGATGAAAGATTAATAGAAGAATATAAAAAAAAATATGGTGAAATTTATGAAGAAGAATTAAAGCAAGTTACGGATAATATAGGTAAGCCAATTAGAAATCTTTTTGAAGTTGGAAAATATACAGGAAAGAGCGAAGTATTATTTATTGAAAGATGTTTAGACTTATTGAAGCCAAAAGGTAGGATGGGAATAGTTTTGCCAGAAGGTGTTTTAAATAGTAGTGACTTAGAAAAGGCGAGGGAACTTTTTGAGGGAAGAGCTAAAATAAAATTGATAGTTTCATTACCGGATGAAGTATTTTTAAGTGCTGGAGCTACAGTAAAAACAAGTTTAGTATTTTTACAAAAATATTCTGAAGAAGAAAAAAATGAATTTGAAAAAATTAAACAAGAATGTGAAAATGAATTGAAAGAAAAATTAAAAATTTATGAAAAAGAAAATCAATTATCAATAATAAAAAAGAATTTGAGAAATAAAAAATTAGAAAAAGAAATAAAAGAGAAATTAAGAAAAAATAAAAAAGAAATAGAAAAAGAATTAAAACAATTATATAAATACTTAGAAACTAAATTAATGCCTTGTGTAAGAGAAAATTTTGATTATGAAATATTGGTAGCCGATATTAAAAAAGCTGGTATTACTTCTACGGGAGATATGACAGATAATGAACTTATTGAATTATTAAAAGAATTAAAATCAATTAAGGTTTGGGAATGATTTTAAAGAAAATTAGATATAAAGATTTAAATAATTGGAGTGTGAAATTTTTAATAAGCACTTCTATTTCTAGTAAATATTTTATAGATAGATTACAAAATTATATTGAAGAAAAAAAGTGCAAAATATCTCCTTATAATTATCCTGATAAAAAGTTTAAAATCTTAGGAGTTAATAATAAAGTGGGTCTTTTTGATAATGAAATAAAATTAGGGAGAGAAATTAATCAAGATTATAAAATAGTAAGATTTAATTATTTTGCATTCAATCCATATCGTATAAATGTAGGTTCAATTGGATTAAAAACAAAAGAAAATAAATATAGATATATTAGTCCAGCTTATATTGTTTTTAGGATAAAAAATAAAAGGAAATTATTACCAGAATATTTGTTTTTACTTTTTAAAACTAATATTTTTTTAAATGTAATTAGAAATAATACAAAAGGAAGTGTTAGACAGATATTATCTTATGATATTTTAGAAAATCTAAAAATACCTATTCCAGACATTGATATTCAAAAAAAATTAATTTTTAAATATTTTAATATAAAAGAAAGATTAAAAAAATTAAAAGAAGAATATTTTGTTTTATTAAAAGAATTTGAAAAAGCTTTATTTATCAGTGAAAAAAATAAAAATAAATTTCTTTTAAATAAAATAAGATATAAAGATTTAGATAGTTGGAGTGTTAATATATTGATGGAAAATTTGATTAAGTCATCATATCCTTTAAAGCCCTTTAAAGAAGTATTATCGAAAGCTGATATAAAGAAAATAAATATTGAAGATGATAAAAAATATAAAATATTAGGTGTAAAAAGCTTTGGTAGAGGAGTTTATATAAATAGGGAAGTAATAGGTAAAAATTTAAAAATGAAAAAATATCAACTAGCAAAAAAAAATCATTTGTTTTGGTGTAAAGTAGATACTAAAAATGGTGCATTTGGGATTATTACTGAAGAGTTTGAAGGTACTATAGCATCTTCAAATATGACATTTGCTAAAATAGATACTAATAAAATTAATTTATTTTATTTACAATTATTATTTCAATTAACGATATTCAATAAATATATGGATAATAAAGTTACTGGAACTACAAATAGAAAATATATTAAATTTGATGAATTATTAAATAATACAAAAATTCCTCTACCCGATATTAAAACTCAAAAAAAATTAGTTGAAAAATTAGAAATAAATTTGAAAGAACAAAGAAAATTGGAAAAGGAATTAAAAAAAACTTTAGAAAAATTTGAAAATGAAATTTTTGAGTGATTTTTTTAAATATATTAAAAAACTTTTAACAAAATGGTTTTTTTATATGGGTTTTTTACCTACAATTTATGATTATATTTCTGTATATTTACCTAAAAAATGGAATGTAATTAAAATTCCGTCTTTTATAAATTATATGTTTTTAGTATTATTTTTTATAGCTTCTTCTTTTGTTTTATGGCTAGAGGAGAAGAAACAAAAAGAAGAAGTAATTAATAAATTGAAAGAGTATTTAAATACTTTACCAAATTATAAAATAAAGTTAATTTTGAAAAAATATGAATTACAAGAAATTAAAGATTTTAGATTAGAAAAAGAAAAATTATTAAAAAAAGCATTAAAACAATTAGAATTTTTAAAAGATAAAGGACAATTAGATACTTTAAAGGGTTATGAAATTGAAGAATTGTTTGATTTTATACCTATTGAATCTGAATATGATTTAAATAAATATATATCTGATTTAAAAAATTTTATTACAAAAATTAAATCTTTAAAGATTGATAAAAATATTGAAAATATCCAAATTTATGAAGCAACTGTTGAAATAAGCAATATAGGTTTGAAATCTGATGAAAATATATATTGTAAAATAGAATTAGGAAAAGAAAATGTTGCTTTTAAATATGTAGAGGATTTTGAAGATAAATTGAAAGAAATTATTAAAGAAAAAATACCAATTCTGCCGGAATTTCCTAAACCTGTAAAAATAAATAAATCAAAAGAAACATTTTATGAAATGAATAAAATAATAAACTTTTCAAAATCTACTTTAATATCTCCTATAGAAAAAATAGATACTAAATTTTTAAGATTATCTGAAAACAGACATCCTCCTTATTTTTTTGTAGATGAACATCAAATTATAATTAAAGATTTGAATTTAAATACAGGAATGACTCATAGTAGAAATTTTTATCTAATTTTAAATAATAAAGATAATATTAAATACTATATTACTTCAAGAAATTTACCAAGACCTATACAAGGAATATTAAAGGAGATTATTTATGAAATTTAAATTTATTAAAATAAAAGGTTATAAAAATTTAGATTTTGAAATGAAATTTCCAGATGACGGAGTAGCTGTTTTTATCGGGAATAACGGAAGTGGAAAAAGTAATCTTTTAGAAGCTATAAGTTTAATATTTGGATATTATTATAATATTAATTTAATAAATAAGCTAAATTTTGAATATGTTATTAGATATGAAAAGAATAATGAAGAAATAGTATTGACTAATAATAGAGAATATATAGATGAAACTAAATTACCTGATAAGATAATATGTTATTATAGTGGAGAAGAAGCAAGATTGTGGAATGATATTTATAAAAAGTTTTATGAAATAGAAAATAAAAAGTTTATTAATAATAGTTTTCCTCGTTTGCCTAGTTTATTATTTCTAAATAAATATTATTGGAAAATAGCATTAATAATGTTAGTTTTAAATAATAAAAATGAAAAAGAAATAAATTTATTTAATTATTTCGATTTAAATGAAGTTAAATATAAAATATTTAAAAATAATAGTAATTTATCTAAGTGGAAATCAAATGCAATAAGTCAATTTATAAATAATTTTCCAGAGGAAGGTATGATAAAAGATATAAATTTTGGAGATTTAAAAGAATTTTTTTTTAAATTGTATTTTTCTTATATACCTAAAAATAGTAAATTTATTGATAATATTCAGATCTTTGATATTAAAAAAAATAAAGTGTTATTATCATTTATTGATTTAAGTGAGGGAGAAAAAAGATTTATTTTATATAAATTTATAATTGAATTATTAGCAACTCAAGATACATTATTATTGTTTGATGAAATTGATAATAATATACATCCTGCAAATAAAAAATATTTAAAAAAAATTTTATTTGAAAATTTTATCGATTTAGATAAAAATATAATTTTTACTACTCATTCTCCTACTTTAACTACAATTTTTGAGACAAAAAATAATTTTATGTTAGATAGTGGAAAAATTATTAGTTATGATAAAAAGCAAATAATTAAAAAATTAACTGAAAATAAATGGAGCTATTTTGAAATTAATGAACTTTTAACTACTAATGAAGATATTGTATTGGTTGAAGGTTCAACAGATGTTCTTTATTTGGAAGAAACATTAAAATTATTTAAGAATAAAGGTAAATTTAAAAATTTAAGTTTAAAATTTATACCTGCAGGAGGAGCAAATAATGATATGGAATTTTTTATAAAAAATTTAACAGTAAAAGAAAATCAAAAAATATTTGTATTATTAGATAATGATGAAGCAGGTAAAAAGGCTTTTAAAAAATTAGAAAAAGATTTTTCAAATCAAAAGTATTTACATATTTTAAATTTGCCAAAGCCAGTGCAAAATTTTACTGAAAATGATTATTGGGAAATAGAAGATTTCTTTGATAAAAAATTAGTAAAAGAAATTGCAAAAGAAAATTTTAAAAAACAAATAGAAAATAATTTAATTTCTTTTCCTAAATTAGGAAAGAATACAGTTTCGAAATCAAGTATAAAAGGAATGATAAAGGATGAATTTGATAAATTTAAAAAAAATGAAAGAAGTTTAATTGAAGAAGAACATTTATCTGATTTTGAAAAAATATTTAAATTAATAGAAAAAGTAAAGAATGAACCAGTTTGATATCTTCTCCCACCTTCATCCCTCAAAACCTCCTGAATTGTTAGAAGAGCATAAAAAATTAGTGAGTGATTATTTTGAAAAGATTGTTAGATTTAAAAATATTGATTTAGATAAACTGGCTGAATGTTTTGAGATAAAAGATAAGTGTTTTGTAAAAAAACTGATAAAAGAAGTAGTTGTTTTGCACGATGAGGGAAAAGTTAATCCGGGGTTTCAGTATATTAAAATGAAAAATGAGGCTTTTAAAGACGCTTATGAAAATATGGAGATAAAAACTTCAAAGCATTCTTTCCCTGGGGCGGTTTTATTTTTTGAGAGATTTATTGAGGAAGTGGATAGTGAAAATGATGATGAAGAGTTTAATAAAAAGCTTTTTTTATTGGTTGCTTTTTCTTTTCTTATAGCAAAACATCATTCAAAACTTGATAATTTTGAAAGATTTGTAGATGAATTAAAGGATGCTTTAAGCGAGAGGAATTCTCCTTATGTTCCGTTTTATTTAAATTTTAATTATTTAGATATTAAAAAGTTTGTTGCAATAAAATTTATTTTTTCATTGATTATTAGTAGTGATTATTATGCAACGCTTGAATATATGGCTGATTTAAAAATAGATGATTTTGGAAAACTTGATGTTAAAATGGCAAAAGAGGAATTTGAAGATTTTGAAATTATAAAAAATATAAGAAATAAAATTTATAAAAAGCCTATTGACAGGTTAAGAAGCGAAATGTTTTTAGAGGCAGAGAAAAATTTGGATGTTTCAAAAAATATTTTTTATCTGCAAGCTCCAACCGGCGGGGGAAAAACGATAATTTCTTTAAATTTGGCCCTAAATCTTAATCCTACTAAAATTTTTTATGTTTTTCCATTTAATACTTTGGTTGAGCAGACTGAAAGTAAAATAAAAGAGATTTTTAAAAATTTAGATTTTGCAGTGGTTAATTCAATAACCCCTATTACAGATGAGGAAGATGATAAAAATCAATATGAAAAAGTTTATATTAACAGACTTTTTTATCAAAAGGAACTTATTTTAACTACACACGTAAATTTTTTTGATATTTTGTTTGGGATTAATAAAGAGGGTAATTTTGCTTTGTGGCAACTTTATGGAAGTGTAATTATTTTAGATGAAATACAGAGTTATAATAACAATTTGTGGTGGTATATGG
Proteins encoded:
- a CDS encoding CRISPR-associated helicase/endonuclease Cas3; protein product: MNQFDIFSHLHPSKPPELLEEHKKLVSDYFEKIVRFKNIDLDKLAECFEIKDKCFVKKLIKEVVVLHDEGKVNPGFQYIKMKNEAFKDAYENMEIKTSKHSFPGAVLFFERFIEEVDSENDDEEFNKKLFLLVAFSFLIAKHHSKLDNFERFVDELKDALSERNSPYVPFYLNFNYLDIKKFVAIKFIFSLIISSDYYATLEYMADLKIDDFGKLDVKMAKEEFEDFEIIKNIRNKIYKKPIDRLRSEMFLEAEKNLDVSKNIFYLQAPTGGGKTIISLNLALNLNPTKIFYVFPFNTLVEQTESKIKEIFKNLDFAVVNSITPITDEEDDKNQYEKVYINRLFYQKELILTTHVNFFDILFGINKEGNFALWQLYGSVIILDEIQSYNNNLWWYMAEFFSAFSEVLNLKIIIMSATLPKIDKLLENKNEFFNLLDSKKYFQNPLFKERVEVDFSLIDEEFSFEEIKKRIVNYKRILIEFIKKDSAREFYEYIKDLEDYEVYELNGDDNKIFRDFVIKRTKEAEKIIVVSTQVIEAGVDIDMEVGFKDIATIDSDEQFIGRINRNSLQKGKAYFFDNDDESDIYKKDNRIGISLRDEKYRKIFLNKEFELYYDEVLKRIKEKGKSFNGVETNIESFKKAVKRLDFNAVNRLMKLIDDASVTVFFPYKIKLKGIYELDFVDEKFINDGFFDGCLVWKAFKELNEIKNFAKREIEKSKLNYLMQFFTFNLPFVKKLNIYDDECCGIYLIEDYENYIDENFKFDRRVFLDNQKREYNFL